Proteins encoded within one genomic window of Sphaerotilus montanus:
- a CDS encoding YfiR family protein, which produces MLLRWRAGLGRVVGLGWMTLSSAAWSAPSVTDTAAAAPYPNALRLTVADAVLGILAHTRWPQRPARPLSLCVSERSSAATDLRTLQDSAPPGKLAPVRLLDLADALPPDCDAVWLGAGAPAIEPLPQLTGRPVLSMGEGTDFCSRGGMFCLVPRQNDLRVEVNLDAVARSGLHVHPQVLKIGQPRPGGTP; this is translated from the coding sequence ATGTTGTTGCGCTGGCGCGCCGGGCTCGGCCGTGTGGTCGGACTGGGCTGGATGACCCTGTCATCGGCCGCCTGGTCGGCGCCCTCCGTCACGGACACCGCAGCCGCTGCCCCCTACCCGAACGCGCTGCGGCTCACCGTGGCCGATGCCGTGCTCGGCATCCTGGCCCACACCCGCTGGCCGCAGCGGCCAGCGCGGCCCCTGTCCCTGTGCGTCAGCGAACGCAGCAGCGCCGCCACCGACCTGCGCACGCTGCAGGACAGCGCCCCACCGGGCAAGCTCGCCCCCGTGCGGCTGCTGGATCTCGCCGATGCACTGCCACCCGACTGCGATGCAGTCTGGCTGGGTGCCGGGGCACCCGCGATCGAGCCGCTGCCCCAGTTGACTGGCCGCCCGGTGCTGAGCATGGGCGAAGGCACCGATTTCTGCAGCCGCGGCGGCATGTTCTGCCTGGTGCCACGCCAGAACGACCTGCGGGTGGAGGTCAACCTCGACGCCGTCGCACGCAGCGGGCTGCATGTGCATCCGCAGGTGCTCAAGATCGGCCAGCCACGCCCGGGAGGGACCCCATGA
- a CDS encoding methyl-accepting chemotaxis protein codes for MKSLSISARLWLPPLLVTGLLLLVEGWAVLHSHAQIEVTRTALATQFDKLDKTTQWAGLTEANAARALAALGSSDAGLGARLKPEIEATSARISTLQKTVEAQSTLPEEVAALEKVSQARKVYVDLRKQLGAARSAGTAVPETEMARLRDSLAAYIGAQRETVALQFRQASTIAEHSATQQRQTVTVVGAVMLGLAALLVVSTLLTARAILRPVRQVLEATGRIAGGDLGYRADTARQDEMGDLMRGLAHMAAALRVLVHDVRSGASSMQTASAEIAVGNADLSRRTEMTAGSLQETAASMSQLTSTVQNSADAAVQAHQLVATAAETATRGGAVVARVVQNMDEITASSRRIGDITGVIDGIAFQTNILALNAAVEAARAGEQGRGFAVVASEVRSLAQRSAEAAREIKSLISASVTTVDHGAQLVRDAGSTISELVTAVRQVSDIIARIATASDEQNLGIRQIGQALRQLEDATQQNAALVEQSSAAADSLRDESLRLSDAVHKFQIEDTAPDRV; via the coding sequence ATGAAGTCTCTGTCGATCTCCGCCCGTCTGTGGCTCCCCCCGCTGCTCGTCACCGGCCTGTTGCTGCTGGTCGAAGGCTGGGCCGTCCTGCACAGCCATGCCCAGATCGAGGTAACCCGCACGGCCCTGGCCACCCAGTTCGACAAGCTCGACAAGACCACCCAGTGGGCCGGGCTGACCGAGGCCAATGCCGCCCGCGCACTGGCCGCACTCGGCAGCTCCGACGCGGGGCTGGGCGCCCGGCTGAAACCCGAGATCGAGGCGACCTCCGCGCGCATCAGCACGCTGCAGAAGACGGTCGAGGCCCAGTCGACGCTGCCCGAGGAAGTGGCCGCGCTGGAGAAGGTCAGCCAGGCGCGCAAGGTCTATGTCGATCTGCGCAAGCAGCTCGGCGCGGCCCGCAGCGCCGGCACCGCGGTGCCCGAAACCGAGATGGCGCGCCTGCGCGACTCGCTGGCGGCCTACATCGGCGCGCAGCGCGAAACCGTGGCGCTGCAGTTTCGCCAGGCCAGCACCATCGCCGAACACAGTGCCACGCAGCAGCGCCAGACGGTGACGGTGGTCGGTGCAGTGATGCTGGGACTTGCGGCCCTGCTGGTGGTCTCGACGCTGCTGACCGCACGCGCCATCCTGCGGCCGGTCCGGCAGGTGCTGGAGGCCACCGGCCGGATCGCCGGCGGTGATCTCGGCTACCGGGCCGACACGGCCCGCCAGGACGAGATGGGCGACCTGATGCGCGGACTGGCCCACATGGCGGCCGCGCTGCGTGTGCTGGTGCACGACGTGCGCTCGGGCGCATCGTCGATGCAGACGGCCAGCGCCGAGATCGCGGTCGGCAATGCGGACCTGTCCCGCCGCACCGAGATGACCGCCGGCAGCCTGCAGGAAACCGCCGCCTCGATGTCACAGCTCACCAGCACCGTGCAGAACAGCGCCGACGCCGCCGTGCAGGCCCACCAGCTCGTCGCCACGGCGGCAGAAACCGCCACGCGCGGCGGTGCCGTGGTGGCGCGGGTGGTGCAGAACATGGACGAGATCACGGCCTCCAGCCGCCGCATCGGCGACATCACGGGCGTGATCGACGGCATCGCCTTCCAGACCAACATCCTGGCACTCAACGCCGCGGTGGAAGCGGCGCGGGCGGGCGAGCAGGGCCGCGGATTCGCGGTGGTCGCCAGCGAGGTGCGCTCGCTCGCCCAGCGCTCGGCCGAAGCCGCGCGCGAGATCAAGTCGCTCATCAGCGCCTCGGTCACGACGGTCGACCACGGCGCCCAGCTCGTGCGCGACGCCGGCAGCACGATCAGCGAACTCGTGACCGCAGTGCGCCAGGTCTCCGACATCATCGCGCGCATCGCCACCGCCTCCGACGAACAGAATCTCGGCATCCGCCAGATCGGCCAGGCCCTGCGGCAACTCGAAGATGCCACCCAGCAGAACGCCGCCCTGGTCGAGCAAAGCTCGGCCGCCGCGGACAGCCTGCGCGACGAATCGCTGCGGCTCAGCGACGCTGTGCACAAGTTCCAGATCGAGGACACCGCGCCAGACCGAGTGTGA
- a CDS encoding FMN-binding glutamate synthase family protein — translation MPAWLTALDRYFPIRYLVMLCCGAMVLGGGIGWWAHHLGPWTALVGLAGLGIGVRDLRQPQRSVLRNYPVIGHLRYLLEFIRPEIRQYFIESDNEAAPFSRQQRSLVYQRAKGDPDKRPFGTQLDVHQEGFEWLNHSLAPTTLTSHDFRVTIGAGRAQPYSASVFNISAMSFGALSANAILALNGGAKQGGFMHDTGEGSISAHHRTHGGDLVWEIGSGYFGCRDDAGRFSEEQFVANATDPQVRLIEVKLSQGAKPGHGGVLPGPKVTIEIAQARGVPVGVDCVSPAAHSAFSTPVELLQFLDRLRTLSGGKPVGFKLCIGHPWEWFAICKAMLATGLRPDFIVVDGGEGGTGAAPLEFTDHVGAPLQEGLLLVHNTLVGLNLRQHIRLGASGKIVSAFDIARAMALGADYCNSARGFMFALGCIQAQHCHTGQCPTGVATQDPGRQRALVVPDKIERVRRFHENTLHALQELVQAAGLRHPGEITAGHIVRRVSNDQVRLLRNQLCFLQPGELLRAERGECDWPHKVYEIYWPLAQAGCFAPTDPSDTALTVREMAT, via the coding sequence ATGCCCGCCTGGCTGACCGCGCTGGACCGCTACTTTCCCATCCGCTATCTGGTCATGCTCTGCTGCGGTGCCATGGTGCTGGGTGGCGGGATCGGCTGGTGGGCCCACCACCTGGGCCCCTGGACTGCGCTCGTCGGCCTGGCGGGTCTGGGCATCGGCGTGCGCGACCTGCGCCAGCCGCAGCGCTCGGTGCTGCGCAACTACCCGGTGATCGGGCACCTGCGCTACCTGCTCGAATTCATCCGTCCCGAGATCCGCCAGTACTTCATCGAGAGCGACAACGAGGCCGCGCCCTTCTCGCGCCAGCAGCGCTCGCTCGTCTACCAGCGCGCCAAGGGCGACCCCGACAAGCGCCCCTTCGGCACCCAGCTCGACGTGCACCAGGAAGGCTTCGAGTGGCTCAACCATTCGCTGGCCCCCACCACGCTGACCTCGCACGATTTCCGCGTCACCATCGGCGCGGGCCGCGCGCAACCCTACAGCGCCAGCGTCTTCAACATCTCGGCCATGAGCTTCGGCGCGCTCAGCGCCAACGCCATCCTCGCGCTCAACGGCGGCGCCAAGCAGGGCGGCTTCATGCACGACACCGGCGAAGGGTCGATCAGCGCCCACCACCGCACCCACGGCGGCGACCTCGTCTGGGAGATCGGCTCCGGCTACTTCGGCTGCCGCGACGACGCCGGCCGCTTCAGCGAAGAGCAGTTCGTCGCCAACGCCACCGACCCGCAGGTGCGCCTGATCGAGGTGAAGCTGTCGCAAGGCGCCAAGCCCGGCCACGGCGGCGTGCTGCCCGGCCCGAAGGTGACGATCGAGATTGCGCAGGCGCGCGGCGTGCCGGTGGGGGTGGACTGCGTCTCGCCCGCGGCGCACAGCGCGTTCTCGACCCCGGTCGAACTGCTGCAGTTCCTCGACCGGCTGCGCACGCTCTCGGGCGGCAAGCCGGTCGGCTTCAAGCTCTGCATCGGACACCCGTGGGAGTGGTTCGCGATCTGCAAGGCGATGCTCGCCACCGGGCTGCGGCCGGATTTCATCGTCGTCGATGGCGGCGAAGGGGGCACGGGGGCGGCGCCGCTGGAGTTCACCGACCACGTCGGCGCGCCGCTGCAGGAGGGGCTGCTGCTGGTCCACAACACGCTGGTCGGGCTGAACCTGCGCCAGCACATCCGGCTCGGCGCCTCCGGCAAAATCGTCAGTGCCTTCGACATCGCCCGGGCGATGGCGCTGGGCGCGGACTACTGCAACTCGGCGCGCGGCTTCATGTTCGCGCTCGGCTGCATCCAGGCCCAGCACTGCCACACCGGCCAGTGCCCCACCGGCGTGGCGACGCAGGACCCCGGCCGCCAGCGCGCCCTCGTCGTGCCCGACAAGATCGAGCGCGTGCGCCGCTTCCACGAGAACACGCTGCACGCGCTGCAGGAGCTGGTCCAGGCCGCCGGTCTGCGCCATCCGGGCGAGATCACCGCCGGCCACATCGTGCGCCGCGTCAGCAACGACCAGGTGCGGTTGCTGCGCAACCAGCTGTGCTTTCTCCAGCCGGGCGAGCTGCTGCGCGCCGAGCGGGGCGAATGCGACTGGCCGCACAAGGTCTACGAGATCTACTGGCCGCTCGCGCAGGCCGGGTGTTTTGCGCCCACCGACCCGAGCGATACCGCGCTGACGGTGCGCGAAATGGCGACCTGA
- a CDS encoding restriction endonuclease → MSAPPISPIPTYDRFIEPLLRLLASRPEGVPAREAHEAAADALGLDAAARQQLLSSGAQLVYKNRAGWAHDRLKRAGLSDSPRRGWWQLTEAGRRFVAEHAGPLSAEQVATLAMSHIDTRLLRPVGGSGDAGIDGIISLDRLGLEKVYVQAKRWQGTVGRPEIQAFYGALAGQRAKKGVFITTSGYTAQALQFAQSVEGIVLVDGVRLAGLMVDHEVGVTARVLKVPKVDMDYFE, encoded by the coding sequence ATGTCCGCTCCCCCGATTTCCCCGATCCCCACGTACGACCGCTTCATCGAGCCGTTGCTGCGCTTGCTCGCCAGCCGGCCCGAGGGAGTGCCTGCGCGTGAGGCGCACGAAGCCGCCGCCGATGCGCTCGGGCTGGACGCGGCGGCGCGCCAGCAGTTGCTGTCGAGCGGCGCGCAACTGGTTTACAAGAACCGCGCCGGCTGGGCGCATGACCGGCTCAAGCGCGCCGGGTTGTCGGACAGCCCGCGGCGCGGCTGGTGGCAACTGACGGAGGCCGGGCGGCGTTTCGTGGCCGAGCATGCCGGGCCGCTGAGCGCCGAGCAGGTCGCGACGCTGGCGATGTCGCACATCGACACGCGGCTGCTGCGGCCCGTCGGCGGCTCGGGCGACGCGGGCATCGACGGGATCATTTCGCTGGACCGGCTCGGGCTGGAAAAGGTCTATGTGCAGGCCAAGCGTTGGCAGGGCACGGTCGGGCGGCCCGAGATCCAGGCGTTCTACGGCGCACTGGCGGGGCAGCGGGCCAAGAAAGGCGTCTTCATCACCACGTCGGGCTACACCGCGCAGGCGCTGCAGTTCGCGCAATCCGTCGAGGGCATCGTGCTGGTGGACGGGGTGCGGCTGGCGGGGTTGATGGTGGATCACGAAGTAGGGGTGACGGCGCGGGTGTTGAAGGTGCCGAAGGTGGATATGGATTATTTTGAGTAA
- a CDS encoding IS5 family transposase → MITPRTKPSSFFPEEAADDLFVVQQRKAKLEGYVQTLAAMDELIDFAAMAAAVDKACPRADRSKGGRPPYPTEALVRMVFLQGLYNLSDEQCEHQVLDRMSFQRFCRLDGALNIPDARTLWNFRQRLAEGGLGGRAIFEALSQQLQRHGFIPRGGQIVDASIVQAPITQANARERDALNKGEAPEGWSKKRLAHTDRDARWTQKHGKSYYGYKLHGNVDARYKLIRQMKITAANADDGQQLPDVLQVANTRKRLLADRGYDSAANRQTLQQHGLADGIARRAKPGQTAKVRLKQRNKTINRTRARVEHVFAALSQQGGKCVRAMTLARNALAITLQCAAYNARRLVWLVKSAGPSAQPA, encoded by the coding sequence ATGATCACACCCCGCACCAAGCCATCGAGCTTCTTTCCTGAGGAGGCCGCGGACGACCTGTTCGTGGTGCAGCAGCGCAAGGCCAAGCTGGAGGGCTACGTACAGACGCTGGCGGCGATGGACGAACTGATCGACTTCGCAGCGATGGCCGCGGCGGTGGACAAGGCCTGCCCTCGCGCTGACCGCAGCAAGGGCGGACGCCCGCCGTACCCGACCGAGGCGCTGGTGCGCATGGTGTTCCTGCAAGGGCTGTACAACCTGTCGGACGAGCAGTGCGAGCACCAGGTGCTGGACAGGATGAGCTTCCAGCGGTTCTGCCGGCTGGACGGCGCGCTGAACATTCCGGACGCACGCACGCTGTGGAACTTCCGGCAGCGGCTGGCCGAAGGCGGGCTGGGAGGCCGGGCGATTTTCGAGGCGTTGAGCCAGCAGTTGCAGCGGCACGGCTTCATCCCGAGGGGCGGGCAGATCGTGGACGCCAGCATCGTGCAGGCGCCGATCACGCAGGCCAACGCCCGGGAGCGCGATGCGCTGAACAAGGGGGAGGCGCCCGAGGGCTGGAGCAAGAAGCGCCTGGCGCACACCGACCGGGACGCGCGCTGGACGCAAAAGCACGGCAAGTCGTACTACGGCTACAAGCTGCACGGCAACGTGGACGCACGCTACAAGCTGATCCGCCAGATGAAGATCACGGCGGCCAACGCCGACGACGGACAGCAACTGCCCGACGTGCTGCAGGTGGCGAACACGCGCAAGCGGCTGCTGGCCGACCGGGGCTACGACAGCGCGGCCAACCGTCAGACGCTGCAGCAGCACGGACTGGCCGACGGCATCGCGCGTCGCGCCAAGCCAGGGCAGACGGCCAAGGTTCGACTCAAGCAGCGCAACAAGACGATCAACCGCACGCGGGCGCGGGTCGAGCACGTGTTCGCGGCGCTGAGCCAGCAGGGCGGCAAGTGCGTGCGGGCGATGACGCTGGCGCGCAATGCGCTGGCGATCACGCTGCAGTGCGCGGCCTACAACGCGCGCAGGCTGGTGTGGCTGGTCAAGAGCGCAGGTCCGTCCGCACAGCCCGCGTGA
- a CDS encoding AIPR family protein, whose protein sequence is MQLKNWWVKHGKRLVAKNIRHSLGNTDVNLQIRQTSLDSPDLFWYFNNGITMIADRTDRAPAGAAARSAGNFIFKGASIVNGAQTVSTLGRISEDEKLGIVRVPFRVILLSGAPEDLGQKITRANNLQNRIESRDFVAQDPEQTRLRQEMAIEKVDYQFVRGDDASLGVNSCELLELTAALACASGDSSLAVQVKTGIGRFFVDLKKAPYKTLFNPSVSGAKAFNCVLVLRAINNWIDDKKLGMVKKSGTEWGVLVHGNMILTAAIFAKIPSNKLDCPIADFRKELALLDIDGISGSALEKMVDKIKKEYANNFLAVLFKNPTMSRSVYGSGVA, encoded by the coding sequence TTGCAATTGAAGAACTGGTGGGTTAAACATGGAAAGAGATTGGTCGCTAAAAATATTAGACACTCCCTTGGAAATACCGATGTTAATCTGCAAATAAGACAAACATCATTGGATAGCCCAGATTTATTTTGGTACTTCAATAATGGAATAACAATGATTGCTGATCGCACTGACAGGGCTCCCGCAGGTGCTGCGGCGCGATCGGCTGGCAATTTTATTTTTAAAGGAGCATCCATAGTTAATGGTGCTCAAACTGTAAGTACATTGGGTAGAATATCTGAAGATGAAAAGTTGGGAATAGTTAGAGTTCCTTTTCGAGTAATTCTTTTGTCTGGTGCCCCAGAGGATTTGGGGCAGAAGATTACAAGGGCTAATAATCTTCAGAATCGAATAGAGTCGAGAGATTTTGTTGCGCAGGATCCGGAGCAAACAAGGCTTCGGCAGGAAATGGCAATTGAGAAGGTTGACTATCAATTTGTTCGGGGTGATGATGCTTCGTTGGGTGTAAACTCTTGCGAACTTCTAGAGTTAACGGCTGCTTTGGCGTGTGCGTCTGGGGATTCTTCCTTGGCTGTTCAGGTTAAGACTGGTATTGGTCGTTTCTTTGTTGACTTAAAGAAGGCTCCATATAAGACTTTATTTAACCCATCTGTGAGTGGTGCGAAGGCATTTAATTGTGTTTTGGTGTTGCGTGCAATAAATAATTGGATTGATGATAAAAAATTGGGCATGGTAAAGAAGAGCGGGACTGAATGGGGTGTCCTTGTTCATGGAAATATGATTTTGACTGCAGCTATTTTTGCAAAGATACCGAGCAATAAACTTGATTGCCCTATTGCTGATTTTAGAAAAGAACTTGCTTTATTAGATATCGATGGTATTTCTGGTTCGGCTCTTGAAAAAATGGTTGATAAAATTAAGAAAGAATATGCAAATAATTTCTTGGCTGTTCTTTTTAAGAACCCAACTATGAGCCGCAGCGTTTACGGGTCAGGAGTCGCTTGA